From the genome of Mesotoga infera, one region includes:
- the nadE gene encoding NAD(+) synthase: MREIVDFIRTSIQMWGYRGAVIGISGGIDSAVVGKLAVDALGKKNVFGLLMPERDSSKDTLEDSRLVARFLGIDFKVKNISSVLRSVGCYSLQPPALLIPQSVKEKYVRDKWQQLSSDPFLDDLADRGNEEFKRGLAFYRAKHRVRMVSLYLEAEKRGYAVLGTTNKTEWLCGLYVKWGDDSSDIEPIRHLLKTEVMDLAKDLKIPARIVEKPPSPDLIPGVNDETAFGLQLNELDEVLREIEAGRIPNPHDRKVMRVMEILQAAEHRKLRNLSIIQKK, encoded by the coding sequence ATGCGAGAAATTGTCGATTTCATAAGAACCTCCATTCAGATGTGGGGCTATCGAGGGGCTGTGATAGGAATAAGCGGAGGAATAGACTCCGCAGTGGTGGGTAAGCTAGCCGTGGATGCCCTGGGTAAGAAAAATGTATTTGGCCTTCTAATGCCCGAGCGCGACTCTTCGAAGGATACCCTGGAGGATTCTAGGCTCGTAGCTCGTTTCCTGGGAATAGACTTCAAAGTAAAGAACATAAGTTCGGTTCTCCGTTCTGTCGGATGCTACAGCCTCCAACCGCCGGCTCTTCTTATACCTCAGTCGGTTAAAGAAAAGTATGTAAGGGATAAGTGGCAGCAGCTTTCTTCAGACCCATTCCTCGATGACTTGGCCGACAGGGGTAATGAAGAATTCAAAAGGGGACTGGCTTTCTATAGAGCTAAGCACAGAGTCAGGATGGTTTCGTTGTATCTGGAAGCCGAAAAAAGGGGTTACGCTGTGCTTGGCACGACAAACAAGACCGAATGGCTTTGCGGACTCTATGTGAAGTGGGGAGATGATTCAAGCGATATTGAGCCGATTAGACATTTGCTCAAGACTGAGGTAATGGATCTGGCAAAAGACTTAAAAATCCCTGCAAGAATTGTTGAAAAGCCACCGAGTCCAGATCTGATTCCGGGGGTCAATGATGAGACTGCCTTTGGACTTCAACTTAATGAGCTAGATGAAGTGCTTAGGGAAATCGAAGCCGGTAGAATCCCAAACCCTCACGACAGGAAAGTCATGAGGGTTATGGAAATACTCCAGGCAGCTGAACACAGGAAGCTCAGGAATCTTTCAATTATTCAGAAGAAGTGA
- a CDS encoding aminotransferase class IV: protein MWAFLDGDFVQEKSRVIQLENRGLTFADGLFEVIRTIEGRILFFEEHFSRMKKSAEFFNIGIRLTPEEVKKSALELIRRNSIEDGELYVELTRGTDPHREHRYPPKDTSSTFFMLALPLRKIDTISWKEGVKLLTYPDLRHKLCEHKTINLLPNVLAKNFAYANGGYEALMYREEDGIKFATEGGSSNYFLVENGIFLTPNVDNILPGITRGKVIEIIKRLGHRIIEKRVTVQEFLSAEEVFLVSTVSRVMPVKAIDEVTFKVPGRYTGEVMRAYEELFFSVR, encoded by the coding sequence ATGTGGGCATTTCTTGACGGTGATTTTGTGCAGGAGAAAAGCAGAGTTATTCAGCTAGAGAACAGGGGACTGACTTTTGCAGACGGACTCTTTGAGGTTATAAGGACGATCGAAGGAAGAATTCTCTTTTTTGAAGAGCACTTCTCGAGGATGAAAAAGAGTGCCGAGTTTTTCAACATAGGGATACGATTGACTCCGGAAGAAGTAAAGAAAAGTGCACTTGAACTCATAAGAAGAAATTCTATCGAAGATGGGGAGCTTTATGTAGAACTGACGAGAGGGACAGACCCTCACAGAGAACATAGATACCCTCCAAAAGATACATCCAGCACGTTTTTCATGCTTGCTTTGCCTCTGAGAAAAATTGACACGATCAGTTGGAAGGAAGGTGTTAAACTCCTAACCTACCCGGACTTGCGTCATAAACTCTGTGAGCACAAGACAATCAATCTATTGCCGAACGTTCTTGCCAAAAACTTCGCATATGCCAATGGAGGATATGAGGCGCTGATGTATCGAGAAGAAGATGGGATTAAATTCGCGACCGAAGGGGGTAGTTCAAACTACTTTCTTGTGGAGAATGGGATCTTCTTAACGCCAAATGTCGACAATATTCTCCCTGGCATTACCAGGGGAAAGGTGATTGAAATCATAAAAAGACTCGGACACAGGATCATTGAAAAGCGAGTCACCGTCCAGGAGTTTCTAAGCGCGGAAGAGGTTTTCCTTGTGAGCACGGTTTCCCGTGTAATGCCAGTAAAGGCCATCGATGAAGTCACTTT